A genomic window from Pyricularia oryzae 70-15 chromosome 7, whole genome shotgun sequence includes:
- a CDS encoding D-arabinitol dehydrogenase has protein sequence MLGTKLTRAASRLLLPSARPIASTTLTATTTTAAARTISSSASNLRPDTKDKDLPKTAGSYARTDASVQVEYPEAHELPSSEPVKGAGRAGINVKPTLATFSLQGKVGVVTGGARGLGLVMGQGMVVSGADLAIVDLNLDEAREQANAIVEQFRRENPEAKRLPKVTAHYADVSSEESVNACIEDIVAQHGKIDSLVTSAGFTENFEATQYPIDRMRKLFGVNFDGTYLFATSVAKHLMARQAAGSMVFIGSMSGAIVNVPQPQAPYNSVKAAVRHLAASLAVEWAHAGIRVNCISPGYMLTALTKKILDDKPDLKKKWTSLIPQGRMGAPEDLMGPVTFLLSDASVYVTGADIRVDGGYTVI, from the exons atgctGGGAACAAAACTCACCCGCGCAGCTtccaggctgctgctgcccagTGCACGCCCGATCGCAAGCACCACCCTGactgccaccaccaccaccgccgccgcccgcaccatatccagcagcgccagcaACCTCCGCCCAGACACAAAGGACAAGGACCTCCCCAAGACGGCGGGCAGCTACGCGCGGACCGACGCCAGCGTGCAGGTCGAGTACCCCGAGGCGCACGAGCTGCCGTCGTCGGAACCCGTCAAGGGCGCCGGCCGCGCGGGAATCAACGTCAAGCCCACGCTCGCCACCTTTTCGCTGCAGGGCAAGGTCGGCGTCGTCACGGGGGGTGCGAGGGGGCTCGGCCTCGTCATGGGCCAGGGCATGGTGGTCAGCGGGGCCGACTTGGCGATTGTCGATCTGAACCTCGACGAGGCGAGGGAGCAGGCCAATGCGATTGTTGAGCAGTTTAGGAGGGAGAATCCCGAGGCGAAGAg ACTACCCAAGGTGACGGCACACTACGCCGACGTGTCCTCGGAGGAGTCGGTCAACGCCTGCATCGAGGACATCGTGGCGCAGCACGGCAAGATCGACAGCCTGGTGACGTCTGCCGGCTTCACCGAGAACTTCGAGGCGACGCAGTACCCGATCGACCGGATGCGCAAGCTGTTCGGCGTCAACTTTGACGGCACGTACCTCTTTGCGACCTCGGTGGCCAAGCACCTGATGGCGCGCCAGGCCGCCGGCAGCATGGTCTTCATCGGCAGCATGAGCGGCGCCATCGTCAACGtgccgcagccgcaggccCCCTACAACAGCGTCAAGGCCGCCGTGCGCCACCTGGCCGCCAGCCTGGCCGTCGAGTGGGCGCACGCCGGCATCCGCGTCAACTGCATCTCTCCCGGCTACATGCTCACCGCCCTGACCAAGAAGATACTCGACGACAAGCCCGACCTCAAGAAGAAGTGGACCAGCCTCATCCCCCAGGGCAGGATGGGCGCCCCAGAGGACCTGATGGGTCCCGTGACCTTCCTGCTGTCGGACGCGTCCGTCTACGTCACCGGCGCTGACATCCGTGTCGATGGCGGTTACACGGTCATTTGA